From Fundulus heteroclitus isolate FHET01 chromosome 5, MU-UCD_Fhet_4.1, whole genome shotgun sequence, a single genomic window includes:
- the si:ch211-207j7.2 gene encoding uncharacterized protein si:ch211-207j7.2: METKPTTWQEQGPFTSLVDMQGETGANVGRHASLQERKAPKAMPEEDLDAPEPGVKVEAPQGSWTNEITEVVDVINIGNQTSAGISLCTLGETQEAVTEIEERPEKLPEAKEESRKADNPCEEDSPPTQPLSALSAAECGEKEGFSSLEGEVEEGISEAEPTEDSQESAKTPKLLQPAHRDVCIPSQLDLTTVLNAGDIYNGETETSTSPPARSGLSDLNSSDGRPPPDSPPFADESGEEEGTGTDMTNCQEQSGRRELSCVGFQPSRPEKRDSALPANGSVRQEEAVLPQKQPELSPRGLNQEAAQQVFGQGSPPGSAVAMEPANQGGEASQGFSCVAAVRARSRRAGERTEGGNEQTGGVGGQNKSGVEKSEAGVRSESKGLFRYLRAVQTQELKAERNSGIPLRADSDTRMRTDVHDDSQSDSGVSADFHSFRTLNSSTSMSADSPVSTETPIEREIRRAIEREQSLRRSRGLPNQRSSPEYVEVPLRRSFQSQSVAPKWSQNKDREFAGKKMQQEIHEESRREQDLVKIGKIPGFYDKGTVRQIKERKQLFETLQISPELPPTISPKSKTPSWSSTSSEDLNITLESQDESGTSTPEHTYADRKPTTLNSSRSQTSAKGLDQSSLRGPRFSEGSGCQIIILENSLTVPAQKHYKAKAQAEAIAATDAKNSFHSSDKARGHDGLMKAVKEQEGKPGAVSKENPFFKLRSSTNLDKVKQDIQEAKDREKELHTLRLSLYGGINATEATSKKENPVPGPLSNGRSGTYEGRQSADQVSARPSVQTEEERILHPEIHKSPRTPRQKNPLVQLWESGLVNSYNLEDD, from the coding sequence ATGGAAACAAAGCCCACGACCTGGCAGGAGCAAGGTCCTTTCACTTCTCTAGTCGACATGCAGGGTGAAACGGGTGCAAACGTGGGCCGCCATGCTTCTCTGCAAGAAAGGAAAGCCCCCAAGGCGATGCCTGAGGAGGACTTGGATGCCCCGGAGCCGGGAGTCAAAGTCGAAGCTCCACAGGGAAGCTGGACGAACGAAATAACAGAAGTGGTCGATGTAATCAACATCGGAAATCAGACATCTGCAGGTATTAGCCTCTGCACCCTTGGAGAGACTCAAGAGGCTGTGACAGAAATTGAAGAAAGGCCTGAAAAGTTACCAGAAGCTAAAGAGGAATCCAGAAAAGCAGATAACCCTTGCGAGGAGGATTCCCCACCTACACAGCCGCTCAGCGCCTTATCAGCAGCAGAGTGTGGTGAGAAAGAGGGGTTCTCCAGCCTGGAGGGAGAGGTCGAGGAGGGGATTAGTGAAGCTGAACCGACCGAAGACAGTCAAGAAAGCGCAAAGACACCCAAACTTCTTCAACCAGCTCATCGGGACGTTTGTATACCATCACAGTTGGACTTAACAACAGTACTGAATGCTGGTGATATTTACAATGGTGAAACAGAAACTTCTACGTCTCCTCCTGCACGAAGCGGTCTCTCTGACCTCAACAGCTCAGATGGCAGACCCCCTCCGGACTCCCCTCCTTTTGCTGATGAGAGTGGAGAAGAAGAGGGAACAGGCACAGACATGACAAACTGTCAGGAACAATCGGGCAGACGTGAGCTGAGCTGCGTGGGTTTCCAACCTTCACGTCCTGAAAAGAGAGACTCAGCCCTGCCTGCCAATGGCTCAGTCAGACAGGAGGAGGCAGTGTTGCCTCAAAAGCAGCCTGAGCTCAGTCCCAGGGGACTAAACCAGGAAGCTGCACAACAGGTGTTCGGTCAGGGATCTCCACCTGGCTCGGCTGTTGCCATGGAACCGGCCAATCAGGGCGGGGAAGCCTCTCAGGGCTTTAGTTGCGTTGCAGCTGTAAGAGCAAGGAGCAGAAGGGCGGGGGAGAGGACGGAGGGTGGAAACGAGCAAACAGGTGGAGTGGGAGGGCAGAATAAGAGCGGAGTTGAAAAGAGCGAGGCGGGCGTGAGGTCAGAGAGCAAAGGGCTGTTCAGGTATCTGCGGGCAGTCCAAACGCAAGAGCTTAAGGCAGAAAGGAACAGCGGTATACCTCTGAGAGCCGACAGCGACACCAGGATGAGGACTGACGTGCACGATGACAGCCAGAGCGACAGCGGCGTGTCCGCAGACTTCCACTCCTTCAGGACGCTAAACAGCAGCACCAGCATGTCTGCAGACTCCCCCGTCTCCACAGAGACCCCCATCGAGAGGGAGATCAGACGGGCCATAGAGCGCGAGCAAAGCCTCAGAAGGTCCAGGGGACTCCCAAACCAACGCTCCTCTCCAGAGTACGTAGAGGTTCCTTTAAGAAGAAGCTTTCAAAGCCAGTCTGTAGCTCCCAAGTGGTCCCAGAACAAGGACAGGGAATTCGCAGGCAAAAAGATGCAGCAGGAGATCCACGAAGAGTCTAGGAGGGAACAAGATCTGGTCAAGATCGGGAAGATTCCAGGCTTCTATGACAAAGGCACGGTCCGCCAAATAAAAGAGAGGAAACAGCTCTTTGAGACTCTGCAGATATCTCCAGAACTTCCACCGACGATCTCGCCTAAAAGTAAGACCCCGTCCTGGTCGTCTACCAGCAGTGAAGATCTGAATATAACTCTGGAGAGCCAAGACGAATCCGGGACATCCACTCCAGAACATACCTACGCAGACAGGAAGCCCACAACGTTGAATTCCTCACGGAGCCAAACCTCTGCCAAAGGTTTAGACCAGTCCAGTCTGCGAGGGCCAAGGTTCTCAGAGGGGAGCGGTTGTCAGATCATCATCCTGGAAAACAGCCTAACCGTTCCAGCACAGAAGCACTACAAAGCCAAAGCACAGGCGGAGGCCATTGCAGCTACTGACGCTAAAAACAGCTTCCACTCGTCAGACAAGGCAAGAGGACACGATGGGCTGATGAAGGCGGTGAAGGAACAGGAGGGGAAGCCGGGGGCAGTATCCAAGGAGAACCCCTTTTTTAAGCTGCGTTCTTCCACTAATTTAGACAAAGTGAAGCAGGATATTCAGGAGGCCAAAGACAGGGAGAAGGAGCTCCACACCTTACGGCTCAGCCTGTATGGGGGCATCAATGCCACTGAAGCTACCTCAAAGAAAGAGAATCCAGTTCCTGGGCCTCTATCCAATGGTAGAAGTGGAACATATGAAG